The proteins below are encoded in one region of Primulina tabacum isolate GXHZ01 unplaced genomic scaffold, ASM2559414v2 Contig584, whole genome shotgun sequence:
- the LOC142534541 gene encoding aminoaldehyde dehydrogenase 2, peroxisomal-like yields MAIPIPSRQLFIDGQWREPVKKNRLPIINPATEETIGFIPAATAEDVNIAVEAARKAYLRNGGKDWASATGAHRAKYLRAIAAKIIERKSELAKLEAVDCGKPLDEAAWDMDDVAGCFEYYADIAEALDSKKKTHVSVPMETFKCHVLKEPIGVVGLITPWNYPLLMATWKVAPALAAGCTAILKPSELASITCLELGEVCREVGLPPGVLNILTGLGPEAGAPLASHPHVDKIAFTGSSATGSKIMTAAAQLVKPVTLELGGKSPIVVFEDVDLDKAAEWTLFGCFWTNGQICSATSRLIVHESIAVPFLDKLVKWCENIKISDPLEEGCRLGPVVSSGQYEKVMKFISTAKEEGATILTGGTRPQHFKKGYFVEPTIITDVKTSMQIWREEVFGPVLCVKTFSTEEEAIELANDTKYGLGSAVLSQDSERCERLTEAFQAGIVWVNCSQPCFAQAPWGGRKRSGFGRELGEWGLEIYLNIKQVTQYVSSDAWGWYQSPSKL; encoded by the exons ATGGCGATCCCGATACCCAGTCGGCAACTTTTCATCGACGGCCAATGGAGGGAGCCCGTTAAGAAGAATCGCTTACCGATCATCAATCCCGCCACTGAAGAAACCATCG GCTTTATTCCTGCAGCTACTGCAGAAGATGTAAATATTGCAGTGGAGGCTGCTCGCAAAGCATACTTACGAAACGGAGGCAAAGATTGGGCATCAGCAACTGGGGCCCATCGTGCAAAGTATTTGCGAGCCATTGCTGCGAAG ATTATAGAAAGGAAGTCAGAACTAGCCAAACTTGAAGCAGTTGATTGTGGGAAACCATTGGATGAAGCCGCCTGGGATATG GATGATGTTGCTGGATGTTTTGAATACTATGCCGATATTGCTGAAGCATTGGATTCAAAGAAAAAAACTCATGTTTCTGTTCCAATGGAAACATTTAAGTGCCATGTTTTGAAAGAACCAATTGGTGTGGTTGGCTTGATTACACCATG GAACTACCCTCTCTTGATGGCAACATGGAAAGTTGCCCCTGCCCTGGCAGCTGGATGTACTGCTATACTTAAGCCATCTGAATTAGCATCTAT TACTTGTTTGGAGTTGGGAGAAGTGTGTAGAGAGGTGGGTCTTCCGCCAGGTGTCCTCAACATTTTGACTGGACTGGGGCCAGAAGCTGGTGCCCCTTTGGCTTCTCATCCGCATGTTGATAAG ATTGCATTCACTGGGAGTAGTGCTACAGGGAGCAAAATTATGACTGCTGCTGCCCAACTTGTAAAA CCAGTAACACTTGAGCTTGGTGGAAAAAGTCCAATTGTTGTGTTTGAAGATGTTGATCTTGATAAAG CTGCTGAGTGGACTCTCTTCGGTTGCTTTTGGACAAATGGCCAGATATGCAGTGCTACTTCTCGACTCATAGTGCAT gaaagtattgcagtgccGTTCTTAGACAAGCTTGTAAAATGGTGTGAAAACATTAAGATTTCAGACCCCTTGGAGGAAGGTTGCAGGCTTGGCCCCGTTGTTAGCAGTGGACAG TATGAGAAGGTGATGAAGTTCATCTCAACGGCTAAAGAGGAAGGTGCCACTATCTTGACTGGTGGCACACGACCTCAG CATTTCAAGAAGGGCTACTTTGTTGAACCTACTATAATTACTGATGTAAAGACCTCTATGCAAATCTGGAGAGAAGAAGTATTTGGACCAGTTCTCTGTGTTAAAACTTTCTCAACTGAAGAGGAGGCCATCGAACTAGCAAACGACACCAA ATATGGTCTGGGTTCTGCTGTATTATCACAAGATTCTGAAAGGTGCGAGCGGTTGACCGAG GCGTTTCAAGCTGGAATTGTCTGGGTCAACTGCTCACAGCCATGCTTTGCTCAAGCTCCATGGGGAGGCAGAAAGCGTAGTGGTTTTGGGCGTGAACTCGGGGAATG GGGACTGGAAATCTACTTGAATATCAAGCAGGTGACACAGTATGTTTCTAGTGATGCTTGGGGTTGGTATCAATCTCCTTCTAAGCTATGA